A section of the Branchiostoma lanceolatum isolate klBraLanc5 chromosome 19, klBraLanc5.hap2, whole genome shotgun sequence genome encodes:
- the LOC136425665 gene encoding microfibril-associated glycoprotein 4-like translates to MWFLHVFVVLTVLQWSVVTGEGHTDQFTLSLCRVWAECVRTAAVDNVAHADLGTPHAICGDFAEMLEKHGVDCETMQDPEEKTSDVELIPVSLEPHQDNVEQQEPLPPAEDEKGEDDGDLDYKPHLSGNLNSPANSKKLGRTNYFDDCSEIHTAYATLIGHVPSGVHSIKPVNVNDPISVYCDQTTDGGGWTVIQRRFDGSLEFYRWLEAYRYGFGDSSGEYWLGLDKIHRLTSHNAYELYIELEDWDGNVKFARYSSFSVGPGSYYTLGIGGYSGTAGDGFGLDQPTTSAYYLNGAKFSTRYFDQDMNSLSMADYHGGGWWYGRGRTLSSLNGPYFRDTDLHSANNGYGVLWHRFTNGWYYSLKKTKMMVRPTDFSTRMIDRKLTRQ, encoded by the exons ATGTGGTTCCTCCATGTGTTTGTGGTGCTCACAGTTCTGCAGTGGTCTGTTGTGACAGGAGAAGGTCATACAGACCAGTTCACCCTGTCCCTGTGCAGGGTGTGGGCGGAGTGTGTCAGGACAG CCGCTGTTGACAACGTGGCGCACGCTGACCTCGGAACTCCTCATGCGATCTGTGGTGACTTTGCTGAAATGTTAGAGAAACACGGCGTGGACTGTG AAACGATGCAGGATCCAGAAGAAAAGACATCTGACGTTGAACTGATCCCTGTCTCGCTGGAGCCACACCAGGACAACGTGGAACAACAAG AACCACTCCCTCCAGCAGAAGACGAGAAGGGTGAAGACGATGGAGATCTCGACTACAAGCCACACCTCTCAGGCAACTTGAACAGCCCAGCCAACAGCAAGAAGCTGGGGCGAACCAACTACTTCGACGACTGTTCTGAGATCCACACAGCATACGCCACCTTGATTGGCCACGTCCCTAGTGGGGTGCACTCTATCAAACCTGTTAATGTTAATGACCCGATCTCTGTATACTGTGATCAGACCACAGATGGGGGAGGGTGGACGGTCATACAGAGGAGGTTTGACGGGTCACTCGAGTTTTACCGTTGGTTAGAAGCTTATAGATATGGATTTGGGGACTCTAGTGGGGAGTACTGGTTAGGGTTAGACAAAATTCACCGTCTCACTTCCCATAATGCGTACGAGTTGTACATCGAGCTTGAAGACTGGGACGGGAATGTGAAGTTCGCTAGATACTCCAGCTTCTCAGTCGGTCCCGGCAGTTATTACACCCTAGGTATCGGGGGGTACAGTGGGACGGCCGGGGATGGGTTCGGGTTGGATCAGCCGACTACATCAGCCTATTACCTGAACGGTGCAAAGTTCAGCACCCGTTATTTCGACCAAGACATGAACTCACTTTCAATGGCAGATTATCACGGCGGTGGTTGGTGGTATGGCAGGGGTCGGACCCTCAGTAGCCTGAACGGTCCGTACTTCCGAGACACCGATCTGCACAGCGCCAACAATGGTTATGGCGTTCTGTGGCATCGGTTCACAAATGGCTGGTACTATTCTCTTAAAAAAACCAAAATGATGGTTCGTCCCACTGACTTCAGTACCAGAATGATCGATAGGAAATTAACAAGACAGTGA
- the LOC136425901 gene encoding microfibril-associated glycoprotein 4-like — protein sequence MWFLHVFVVLTVLQWSVVTVAVDDLVHANLGTPQAICGDFMEMLEKHGVDCENLQDPEDKTSDVEWTPDSLEPHVHQYNVEPKQESLPPAEEEEGEDEGDLDYKPHLPDNFNNPTNNKKLGRTNYFDDCSDIHTAYDTLLGHVSSGVHSIKPVNVNNPVSVYCDQTTDGGGWTVIQRRFDGSLEFFRYLSAYRNGFGDSSGEYWLGLDNIHRLTTQNAYELYIELEDWDGNVKFAKYSTFSVGPGYDYTLSIGGYSGTAGDGFLTDLPISHSLNLNGGKFSTRNCDQDSTSSFSYAEYYGGGWWYKANAYSNLNGPYFRDTDGHSGNNGSGVRWLLFSEKDQNDGSSHRLQYQNGQQDIDKAVKP from the exons ATGTGGTTCCTCCATGTGTTTGTGGTGCTCACAGTTCTGCAGTGGTCTGTTGTGACAG TCGCTGTTGATGACTTGGTGcacgctaatcttggcactcCTCAGGCGATCTGTGGCGACTTCATGGAAATGTTagagaagcacggcgtggactGTG AAAACCTTCAGGATCCGGAAGACAAGACATCTGACGTTGAATGGACCCCTGACTCACTGGAGCCGCACGTACACCAGTACAATGTAGAACCCAAACAAG AAtctctgccaccagctgaagaaGAGGAGGGTGAAGACGAAGGAGATCTCGACTACAAGCCACATCTCCCAGACAACTTTAACAACCCAACTAACAACAAGAAGCTGGGGAGAACCAACTACTTCGACGACTGTTCTGACATCCACACAGCTTACGACACACTGCTTGGGCACGTTTCTAGTGGGGTACACTCTATCAAACCTGTTAATGTTAATAACCCGGTATCTGTATACTGTGATCAGACCACAGATGGGGGAGGGTGGACGGTCATACAGAGGAGGTTTGACGGGTCACTCGAGTTTTTCCGCTACTTGAGTGCTTACCGTAATGGGTTTGGGGACTCTAGTGGGGAGTACTGGTTAGGGTTAGACAATATCCACCGTCTTACCACCCAGAACGCGTACGAGTTGTACATTGAGCTTGAAGACTGGGACGGGAATGTGAAGTTCGCTAAATACTCGACCTTCTCAGTCGGTCCGGGTTATGATTACACCCTGAGTATCGGAGGGTACAGTGGGACGGCCGGGGATGGGTTCCTTACAGATCTGCCGATTTCACATTCACTAAACCTCAACGGTGGAAAGTTCAGTACCCGTAATTGCGACCAAGACTCCACGAGCTCATTTTCATATGCAGAGTATTACGGCGGTGGCTGGTGGTACAAGGCTAATGCCTATAGTAACCTGAACGGTCCGTATTTCCGAGATACCGACGGGCACAGCGGCAACAATGGCAGCGGCGTTCGGTGGCTATTATTCTCTGAAAAAGACCAAAATGATGGTTCGTCCCACCGACTTCAGTACCAGAATGGTCAACAGGACATTGACAAGGCAGTGAAACCATAG
- the LOC136425902 gene encoding angiopoietin-related protein 1-like, which yields MVWEECIRTAAVDNQAYADLGTPQAICGDFVDMLEKHNVDCETLQISEEKTTDVGRTLVSSEPNQSEGPKQEPLPSSSNESDANNAGVGYNQHDPGNSNNRANTKKLGRTNYLDDCSDIHTAYATLIGHVPSGVHSIKPTNADDPISVYCDQTTDGGGWTVIQRRFDGSLEFFRNLHAYRKGFGDSSGEYWLGLDNIHYITDQNAYELYIELEDWDGNVKFAKYSSFSVGPGDYM from the exons ATGGTGTGGGAGGAGTGTATCAGGACTG CCGCTGTTGACAATCAGGCATACGCTGATCTCGGAACTCCTCAGGCGATCTGTGGCGACTTTGTAGACATGTTGGAGAAGCACAACGTGGACTGTG AAACTTTACAGATCTCTGAAGAAAAGACAACTGACGTTGGACGGACCTTAGTCTCATCGGAGCCAAATCAGAGCGAGGGTCCAAAACAAG AACCTCTACCGTCATCTAGCAACGAATCGGACGCAAACAACGCAGGCGTCGGCTACAATCAACACGATCCAGGCAACTCTAACAACCGAGCCAATACCAAGAAGCTGGGACGAACCAATTACTTGGACGACTGTTCTGACATCCACACAGCATATGCCACCTTGATTGGCCACGTTCCTAGTGGAGTACACTCTATCAAACCTACTAATGCTGATGACCCGATCTCTGTATACTGTGATCAGACCACAGATGGGGGAGGGTGGACAGTCATACAGAGGAGATTTGACGGGTCACTAGAGTTTTTCCGCAACTTGCATGCTTACCGTAAAGGGTTTGGGGACTCTAGTGGGGAGTACTGGTTAGGGTTAGATAACATTCACTATATCACGGACCAGAACGCGTACGAGTTGTACATTGAACTTGAAGACTGGGACGGGAATGTGAAGTTCGCGAAATACTCTAGCTTCTCAGTCGGTCCGGGTGATTATATGTAG
- the LOC136425903 gene encoding angiopoietin-2-like — translation MLEKHGVDCENLQDPVDKTSDVERTPDSLDSHMHKYNVEPKQESLPPAKDEEEDEADGDLSYKQHLPDNFNNPANSKKLGRTNYFDDCSEIHTAYATLIGQVSSGVHSIKSVNVDNPVSVYCDQATDGGGWTVIQRRFDGSLEFFRWIRAYQEGFGDSSGEY, via the exons ATGTTAGAGAAACACGGCGTGGACTGTG AAAACCTGCAGGATCCGGTAGACAAGACATCTGACGTTGAACGTACCCCGGACTCACTGGATTCGCACATgcacaagtacaatgtagaacCCAAACAAG AATCTCTTCCACCAGCAAAAGACGAGGAGGAGGATGAAGCCGACGGAGATCTCAGCTACAAGCAACATCTCCCAGACAACTTCAACAACCCAGCTAACAGCAAGAAGCTGGGGAGAACGAACTACTTCGACGACTGTTCTGAGATCCACACAGCTTACGCCACCTTGATTGGCCAAGTCTCTAGTGGGGTGCACTCTATCAAATCTGTTAATGTTGATAACCCGGTATCTGTATACTGTGATCAGGCCACAGATGGGGGAGGGTGGACGGTCATACAGAGGAGGTTTGACGGGTCCCTCGAGTTTTTCCGTTGGATCCGTGCTTACCAAGAAGGGTTTGGGGATTCTAGTGGGGAGTACTAG